CTGTAAAGATACAAAAAGGCTTGTATCAAAAAAAGGTCCCAAACTATGCACTTAGAAGATAAGAAGAAAAGAAGAAAAGATAGGTCATTGAAAAAGGCATGGGAACCTAGTAAATTAGTTGTGAAGCCAAACACAACAAATGGAGGTTTCCCATGCCCACAACTAATATACCACAACTTCTAAATTCTATGTGTGAAGAGGTTTCTTTTCCAAGGTCTGAACACAAAACACTACTGCTCGATTACACTAAAGGCCTTGCCATATCTCATTTCAAAAGCCTCAGCTCCATTGGTAGAAAAATGGGACATTCTCAGTCATCTCTATCTCGGATGCTCTCTAATACCAGAGTTACCACTGAGAAACTCACAGGCAGCAGGTTGAATTTCATCCAAAACTTTCTCTCCAATAATGGCCTTGAATCCAAATACATCATATTGGACGAAACCGTTATTGAGAGATATGGCTCAAAGATAGAGAACCTTGGTAAGTATTACTCTTCCACAGCAGAGAAAGTAATAAACAGTATCTCGCTTATCTCATCTGTGCTGTATGTCAAGAATGGGTTGTTCTTCCCTCTGATTACCAAAGAAAGAACAAAGGGTGATTTCACAGGTCAGCTTATATCCATTCTTGAATGCCTGAAGCTTAAAAACAACATTATTCTTGTAGATGGAGCCATCATGTGCAGCAGGATATTTGCGAAGGTTGTCAATTCTGCTTCGACCATAATTGGCAGGCTTAGAACAAATCTAAAAGTCGTGATAGATGGGAAGGGCTTTTTGCTTTCAAAGCTCAAGAGGAAAACAAAGGGTGTTACATCATTTATTGCGAAAGTTCCAAGCTACCAGGCAAAGGTAAAAATAGTCATTGACAACAACAGCCAAGAAACGAGAATCATTCTTTGCAGTGATACGAATATGACAGAGTATGAAATACTCGATCATTACAGTAAAAGAGAAACCGTGGAGGAGTACTTCAAGCAGACGAAAGGTCTATT
The nucleotide sequence above comes from Deltaproteobacteria bacterium. Encoded proteins:
- a CDS encoding transposase, with product MPTTNIPQLLNSMCEEVSFPRSEHKTLLLDYTKGLAISHFKSLSSIGRKMGHSQSSLSRMLSNTRVTTEKLTGSRLNFIQNFLSNNGLESKYIILDETVIERYGSKIENLGKYYSSTAEKVINSISLISSVLYVKNGLFFPLITKERTKGDFTGQLISILECLKLKNNIILVDGAIMCSRIFAKVVNSASTIIGRLRTNLKVVIDGKGFLLSKLKRKTKGVTSFIAKVPSYQAKVKIVIDNNSQETRIILCSDTNMTEYEILDHYSKRETVEEYFKQTKGLLGLKTQVYSQRSTEKHAELVALYFTAIMIARYYLNVKDQVGFREF